The proteins below come from a single Macrobrachium rosenbergii isolate ZJJX-2024 chromosome 50, ASM4041242v1, whole genome shotgun sequence genomic window:
- the LOC136832848 gene encoding protein TonB-like, giving the protein MKAQPATKSPSPRRDIPEMQYCCRACKVTGHSTDWEGCPNKQHPADAPNQDSPRCSDLQLGQESLSQPNSSHPQGIAPPDPSLGMPDSQSLPVPLASAEQCHAQSVSDIEPPLKEDPKPDPDHEVDPPPGHPGSITALILATCESPAPNTSFSPNPSAEDEPLVDQPATPSLGDQELASPYAEVKTALTPVVTATRVRSLPVASEVTPDFEPASPSGLSPELVLSSPPRTDIDRPWRNPKKKGWKGAK; this is encoded by the coding sequence ATGAAAGCACAGCCAGCAACGAAATCTCCCTCTCCCCGAAGGGACATTCCAGAGATGCAGTACTGCTGCAGAGcatgcaaggtgacaggccactccactgattgggagggctgcccaaataagcaacacCCAGCAGACGCTCCCAATCAAGACTCTCCAAGatgctctgacctccagctgggacaggaatctctgtctcagcccaactcgaGCCATCCacaaggtattgcacctccggacccctcgttAGGCATGCCTGACTCTcaatcgctgccagtgccacttgcaagcgctgagcagtgccacgctcagTCTGTCTCAGACATTGAGCCACCCCTCAAAGAGGACCCTaagccagatccagatcatgaggtGGATCCTCCTCCGGGACATCCGGGATCCATCACGGCACTAATCCTAGCAACCTGTGAGTCTCCGGCACCCAACACTTCTTTCTCACCAAATCCATCcgcagaggatgaacccctggtggatcaacctgctacaccttctctgggagaccaggaactggcctccccaTACGCAGAGGTCAAGACTGCTCTTACTCCAGTTGTCACAGCAACCAGAGTAAGAAGCCTtcctgtagcctctgaggttacccctgacttcgagcctgctagcccttctggcctttccccagagttggtgctctcatcacctcctaggactgacatagataggccttggaggaacccaaagaagaagggATGGAAGGGAGCCAAGTAG